From the genome of Helicobacter sp. 11S03491-1:
CATTTCAAATCTCATTAAAATAATCCTTAAAATAATCCCATATTTTATTTGGATTTTAACATAATTTTAATTCAAATCTATTGGCTTGCCTATAAAATAACCCTGAACGTAATCCACTCCCAATTCCATGACTTTTTTATAGATTTCTTCAGTCATGACATACTCAGCAATAGTAGTAATATGGAGCGCTTTTGCAAATTTTACAATCCCCATAACAATCCGGGATTTATGAGCGTCTTTATGAATATCTGTAATAAAACTGCCATCAATTTTAATAAAATCAATGGGGATATGCATGAGTATTTCAAGATTAGAATACCCGCAACCAAAGTCATCAATAGCAATTTGAGCGCCTGTTTGCTTGAGTCTTTTAAAAAAATTTGAAAAAACGCTAAAATTTTTTGCTCCTTCTTGTTCTGTAATTTCAATTGTAATTCTTTTTCCCAGATGATTGATTTGTATCTGGTTTAATAACCATTCCCCAATATCAAAATTTTCTATATCAACAATACTCAAATTAATAGAAATATCAATTTGTTTTTCAATGGCAATCTTTATAGATTTTTGGATAAGCTGTTTGATAGCGCGTGCATAAATCACCGTCTTTTTTAAAACATCTAAAAAATCTTTAGGGTAAATGACACGATTGTGGTGAGTTTTTATCCTTGCTAATGCTTCATATTTAAAAATTTCACCTGTCTTTAAATCTACTATGGGCTGGAAATAAGGGATCAACAAATCATTGCTAAATGCTTGGTAGATAATTTTAGTAATTCTAATTTTTTCTTGAATATTCTTAGAATTTATTTGATTTTTGTCAAATACAATTAGGTCTCTATAAGTATTTTTTGCATCTAAAAGAGCGCAAAAAGCTTCTTTTAAGACATCAAACCGATACTTCGAATACCCATCTTGCATATATTTAGATGAGATGCCGATATGAAGTGTAAGTGAAATTTTAACTTGTTTGTTAATTTCAAATTCATGCCGGATAAACAAATCATTAAAAGCATTGATTTTTTTGACAAAAGATTTTAAAAGGATCTTATCTGTTGTTATCAATCCAAAAAGTCCAAAACCTAACGCATAGAGTCTGTAATAATTTTGAGGAAAAAATTTCAGCGCTTCCAGATAAAAATTCCTAACCATTTGTGTGATTGCTTTGATGCCATAAACAATCCCAATACCATTAAAATTATCAATCTCTATTACTGCCATATTGGTAACATGACCTTGATAGATTTTTTTGATAAAAGCATTCATATTGTTATGTTGGTTTTGAACAAAATCTAAACTATCAATATCTCCAGTGACCTTAATCATAATCAACATAACCCTCTTTGGGAAGTGCAAGATGAATGCTTTTAGGAAAATAATGCAGCATTTTATCCAAAAAAACCTTTTGAGTAAGCATATCCCCGCATATGAGAGCATTTTTTATGCCAAAATTAATACTGGTATCTAAAGCAAATTTTCCTAAAAATTCAGCCAAACTATCAACAAAGCCATAACTAAGAGTTGCCTCATCAAGTCCGGCTATCAAAAAACTCATTGCAGAACGCAAGACCTTAGGATAATCTAACTTTAAACAATCATTTTCTTTAATAAGTTTAAAATCAATTCTGGGACCCTTATCTCTAACAAACTTCTTTGCATGATTTAAAATACATGTATTATTGGATATAAATTGTTTTTGATAGCCCAATACAAAAGCTGCACTGGAAAATATATCTATCAAATTTTTACTCTCCATAGATGCATCGGGCAACGATTGGATGGATCTAAAAATATCTTCAAAATGATTGCAAAAATTCTTCAATAATTTTTCACCTCCATCATAATGATTTTCTATCTTCTGAAGTATCAGTTTGGGATTATTTTCAAAAACAATAGGCAAAAGACTTTTGTATTCTTTCCCTTGCTTGACCCAAATACCGCTGGGATGTGTTTTACTCAAAAATATGATAAGTTTTTGATGATGGATAATAGAAGGAGTATTTTTTTGAATATTTTTAGGAAGAGAGGAATTATCATCATCAAAATGCTGCGCAATCACATCAAAGATATTTTTAGATTTTTTATCGATTTTTTTATAGATCAAAAATCCTTCTTGGCTTACAACAATTTCACTCATTTTAGGTAATTTATGATGTTCATAACTCAAATCAAACTCTTTAGAAGAGCTATTTTTAACAAATACATACCCCATCTCAGCTTCTAAGGCAAATATACCCAACAAGGACAAAACTATATCATAAGCTAACATGGCACGTATTTCAAAAGTATCTTTATTTTTAAGCAGCAAAGGGGCGAAAACCTCCTTGGGACATAATAGCATAGAAGGTTTTTCATAGCTTGCGAGTACTTGAGATTCAAGGTTTTGCAAACGCGTATAAGTCAAAGCATTACAAAGATCCCAAAACATCACATCTAAACTTTTTTGCGATAATGAGATTTCTTTGATGCCTCTAGAGGTTTTGATAAGAACACTTTGGTTATTTTTAAGTTTTAATATGATTTGTTTGAATGCCTTTTGAAGATCGCTTGGTTGGGTTATTTGTTTGCCTAAGAATTGAATATTTTTTACCCAATCAAACAAATTGCAAAATTTTGAAGAATTTTTG
Proteins encoded in this window:
- a CDS encoding EAL domain-containing protein — its product is MIKVTGDIDSLDFVQNQHNNMNAFIKKIYQGHVTNMAVIEIDNFNGIGIVYGIKAITQMVRNFYLEALKFFPQNYYRLYALGFGLFGLITTDKILLKSFVKKINAFNDLFIRHEFEINKQVKISLTLHIGISSKYMQDGYSKYRFDVLKEAFCALLDAKNTYRDLIVFDKNQINSKNIQEKIRITKIIYQAFSNDLLIPYFQPIVDLKTGEIFKYEALARIKTHHNRVIYPKDFLDVLKKTVIYARAIKQLIQKSIKIAIEKQIDISINLSIVDIENFDIGEWLLNQIQINHLGKRITIEITEQEGAKNFSVFSNFFKRLKQTGAQIAIDDFGCGYSNLEILMHIPIDFIKIDGSFITDIHKDAHKSRIVMGIVKFAKALHITTIAEYVMTEEIYKKVMELGVDYVQGYFIGKPIDLN